The genomic DNA AGTTCAATTGCATATCATCTCGCCAAGTTCGGAGAGAGCGATGTTGTTGTGTTTGAGAAAGGTTACATAAGCTCTGGTTCCACTGGTAGATGTGCTGGTGGTATCAGACAACAATGGAGCTCACCGAACAACGTGTTACTCGCCATGAGAAGTGTCAAACTCTTCGAGAAGATGAGCGAAGAAACCGGCGTAGACATTGAATACAAGCAAGGTGGTTATCTCGTACTCTCTTACGACGAGAACGAAGCCAAGCAATTCGAGGAGAATGTAAAAATGCAAAGGACACTTGGACTGAACGTTGAGCTACTTTCGCCCCAACAAGTGAAGAGGCGTTTCGAATATGTGAATGTGAATGGAGTCTTACTCGCTACTTTTTGCCAGACCGATGGTCACGCCAATCCCCACCTTGCGAACTTTGCTTATGCTCGTTCAGCGAGAAAGCTTGGCGTAACGATCCTCACCCACACAGCGGTTCTCGGTATCGAGGTGGGAACATCTTGGTTCATACTCCACACAGACAGGGGTAAGTTCAAAGCGAAGATAGTCGTGAACGCAGCCGGTGACTATTCTGGTCAAGTTGCCGCAATGGTTGGTTTGAATCTTCCTGTGGAGAGTTATAGACACCAGATTTTGGTTACTGAACCCGTGAAGAACTTCGTCGATCCGATGCTCATAAGTTTCTCGGGTAACTTCTACGTCAGACAAACTAAGCACGGTCAGTTCATCATGGGTCAAGGCGATAAAGACGAAAGGGCTGGTTTGAACTACAACGTAACGTTCAAATTTGAAAAAGACTTGGCACTGAAAATGTGTCGTTTGCTTCCGTTCATGCGGAAGCTCAGGATAGTGAGGCACTGGTCTGGGCATTACAACATGTCTCCTGATGCTCAGCCGATCCTCGGTGAATCACTACAACTGACTAATTTTTACTATGCGGTGGGTTTCAGTGGACACGGTTTCATGTTAGCTCCTGCGGTCGGCGAAGCGTTGGCAGAGAAAATACTCTTCGGTAGGACTAAGCATGTCGATATATCGAGTTTGAACGTGGACAGGTTTGAAAAGTTAACCGTCAAGGAAATGAACGTGGTGTGATGGCTATGAAAAAATTCGTTGCCGTGTGTCTTTGGCTCTCGTTGGGTGTTGCAGTGAGTTATCTACTTTCACTGGGTCCAGATTGGCTCGAGTTACTCGTGCTTCCCGAACATTTCGTTACAGCGCTCAGCACGCTCTGTCATGGTTTTTCTACCGCTGTACTGATTGCGATCTTTTTGCCGAACCTCAGTTACCTTGCACTCAGATCGTTCGATCCAAAGTTGTTACCGCTTTTCATGCTCGAATTGATCCTTCTTTCTTTGTTTTTGTCTCTTTTTACAAAAAGAAAAGGTTTGAGAAGATCTATCTTTTTTTCGTTCGTCATGTCTTGGACGACTTTGCGATTTGTTGAGCACATATTTACCTTTACTTTAGAATGGCGCAAGTTGTTCTTGTTTTCGATAGCTTTGGTTTTGAATATCATATTGCTACCTGAGGTTAAAAAACTTCTGGTAAAATCGAGTGAACCTGAAAGGAGGTAGTGTGGATGAACATAATCTACAGTGCGGCACCAGGTGCGACTGCACCGAGTGGAACCACCACAACCACAGGCTCGGGCTGGAGCTTCATCTTCCTTCTGGTCATGCTCTTCGCGATGTTCTACTTCCTCATTATCCTGCCCCAGAGAAGGAGAGAAAAACAGTTCCAGCAGATGATTTCTCAGTTGAAACGCGGTGATACCGTTATAACGGTCGGTGGTATCGTTGGAAAAGTCATTGATATCAAAAAAGATACAGTGAAGATCAAGACGGCGATGACCACTGAGCTTGAGGTGACCAAGCGGGCCATAGCTTCCGTGTTCAGAGAAAAGGAAGAGGAGCAGAAGGAAGAAGAGAAACAAGACTGAGAAGGAGGCTTGTGATATGAAAGCAGAACGCGTGAGACTCGTCGTAGTGCTCGCTGTGTTCGTGTTGGCAGTGGTAGCTTTGCTCTGGCCTAGCCCAGACCAGAATTATAAAGGTCTGGCAAAATTGTTTCAGCGCGTTCGACTCGGTTTGGACATAAGGGGTGGAGCGAGGTTAGAGTACAGGGTCGATGTCGAACCTGGTGTCGAGAATCCAAGTCAAGTGGTGGACGACGTTTGGACCGTGCTGAGGAACAGACTCGATTCTGCGGGTTACACTGAGGCAACTTTGAGAAAAAGTTTCAGGGAGAATCATTCGTTCATCGTCGTTGAAATACCTGCAGCTACCGATACGACGAGCGCTGAAAAGTTGCTCGGTTCGATCGGTGTCATGTACTTTGGTCAAGTGCTCGATGAGAGTGCAATTGATCCTTCCACGGATCCGAGGTTGATGGATCTGGCACGCATCAAGAGAGCTCAGTGGTTAC from Pseudothermotoga sp. includes the following:
- a CDS encoding FAD-binding oxidoreductase; translated protein: MKNEFKVAIIGAGIVGSSIAYHLAKFGESDVVVFEKGYISSGSTGRCAGGIRQQWSSPNNVLLAMRSVKLFEKMSEETGVDIEYKQGGYLVLSYDENEAKQFEENVKMQRTLGLNVELLSPQQVKRRFEYVNVNGVLLATFCQTDGHANPHLANFAYARSARKLGVTILTHTAVLGIEVGTSWFILHTDRGKFKAKIVVNAAGDYSGQVAAMVGLNLPVESYRHQILVTEPVKNFVDPMLISFSGNFYVRQTKHGQFIMGQGDKDERAGLNYNVTFKFEKDLALKMCRLLPFMRKLRIVRHWSGHYNMSPDAQPILGESLQLTNFYYAVGFSGHGFMLAPAVGEALAEKILFGRTKHVDISSLNVDRFEKLTVKEMNVV
- the yajC gene encoding preprotein translocase subunit YajC, with translation MNIIYSAAPGATAPSGTTTTTGSGWSFIFLLVMLFAMFYFLIILPQRRREKQFQQMISQLKRGDTVITVGGIVGKVIDIKKDTVKIKTAMTTELEVTKRAIASVFREKEEEQKEEEKQD